The genomic region CAACATTCATCACTACATCTATGGCTGGTATGGGTGCTGACGGTCGTCACCGTGTTACTAAAATGGACTACCGTTTCTTGCACACACTTGATAATATCGGTAACGCTCCAGAACCAAACTTGACAGTTCTTTGGACTGATAAATTGCCATATTCATTCCGTCGCTACTGTATGAAAATGTCACACAAACACTCTTCAATCCAATACGAGGGTGTGACAACAATGGCTAAAGATGGTTACGGTGAAATGTCATGTATCTCATGTTGTGTATCACCACTTGACCCAGAAAACGAAGAACAACGTCACAACATCCAATACTTTGGTGCTCGTGTAAACGTCCTTAAAGCTCTTCTTACTGGTTTGAACGGTGGTTACGATGATGTTCACAAAGACTACAAAGTATTTGACATCGAACCAGTTCGTGACGAAATCCTTGATTTCGAAACGGTCAAAGCTAACTTTGAAAAATCTCTTGATTGGTTGACTTCAACTTACGTAGATGCCCTTAACATCATTCACTACATGACTGATAAATACAACTACGAAGCTGTTCAAATGGCATTCTTGCCAACTAAACAACGTGCCAACATGGGATTCGGTATCTGTGGTTTCGCTAATACCGTTGATACTTTGTCAGCAATCAAATACGCTACTGTTAAACCAATCCGTGACGAAGATGGTTACATTTACGACTACGAAACAACTGGTGACTTCCCTCGTTGGGGTGAAGATGATCCTCGTTCTAACGAACTTGCTGAATGGTTGGTAGAAGCTTACACTACTCGTCTTCGTAGCCACGAACTTTACAAGAACGCTGAAGCTACTGTATCACTTCTTACAATCACTTCAAACGTCGCTTACTCTAAACAAACTGGTAACTCTCCAGTTCACAAAGGTGTTTACCTCAACGAAGATGGTACCGTAAACCTTTCTAAACTTGAATTCTTCTCACCAGGTGCCAACCCATCTAACAAAGCTCGTGGTGGTTGGTTGCAAAACTTGAACTCTCTTGCAAGCCTTGACTTCTCATATGCTGCAGACGGTATCTCACTTACAACTCAAGTTTCTCCACGCGCTCTTGGTAAGACATTTGATGAACAAGTTGATAACTTGGTAACTATCCTTGATGGTTACTTCGAAAACGGTGGACAACACGTTAACTTGAACGTCATGGACCTTAAAGATGTTTATGACAAGATTATGAATGGTGAAGATGTTATCGTTCGTATCTCAGGTTACTGTGTCAACACTAAATACCTTACTAAAGAACAAAAGACAGAATTGACACAACGCGTCTTCCACGAAGTTCTTTCAATGGATGATGTTGCTGAAACTGTTGCTGCTAAATAATAAATATCGAAAAAGACTTTGTCAGTTGACAGAGTCTTTTTTTGTCCTTAAAATAGAGCTATGAGAATCAAACAAACCAGAAATACACTTTCAAACACCTATTTAGATGCCATGAAAATCCGTCAAATCGTTTTTGTAAAAGGCCAAGGCGTTCCTTTATCTCTTGAAATCGATGAAAACGAAGCTTATTGCCTGCATTTTGTTCTTTATAATGACTTAGGAAATGCTGTCGCTACCTGCCGTATTTTGCCAAATCAAGACCACAGCAAAGCCACCTTGCAGCGCATGGCTGTTCTTCCTGACCAACAAGGAAAGCATTTGGGAAAACACCTTCTAGAAGAAGTCATCACTTTTTGTAAACAACAAGGATTTAAAGAAATGATTCTTCATGCGCAGTTAACAGCAAAAGGCTTTTACGATAAACTTGGCTTTATTCCTTTTGGTGAAGAATTTGAGGAAGCAGGCATCCAACATATCAGTATGATGAAAACTTTATAAAATAAAAAAGCACTCCTGACCAAAAGTCAAGAGTGTTTATTTTCACTGTTTAGAGATGAATAGTATATCTGACTGCTTAGGACTATTCTTTTCCTCTTAAGCGACGGAATTTAGCCTTAATGGCTTCTGCAATATCATTTCCCTGCTCTTTTAAATGATTGACACGACGTTCATTCATGTCTTCTTGAACCTTATCATAAAGTTCATCTTGAACTTGACCTGCAAGTTCAACTTCACGAGCAAGGGCAACAGCATCCCAACGCATAATATTAGTCTTATAAGGAGCAAAGACATGGTTCAATATATTTTCGTCCTCTTCATGCACCAAAGCAATAACAGCAACATCGCCATCAAGTAACTTAGTTGTCACTTCTTCAATCAAGCTATTGTCAGTAGCGTCTGTCATACTACCACTTGCAGCACCAGCAAGACTTCCGATACCATAGCCGAGAATAACACCAATTGGTCCACTCAAGATACCAATCAAACCACCAACAATGCCACCAATCGTTGCATATTCACGGCTGGTGTCATCGAAATCAACAGAATCTTTGATAGTGATTTTACCATTTTCATTCTTGACCAAGGCAATTTGTGCGATTTGGGTGTGGTTGTCTTGCTTGAAAGCTTTTAATTCTGAAAATGCTTGATAAGCTTCACTTTCAATATTGAAAACAACAGTAAGTACATCTGCCATAACCTTATCCTCCTTTTCTCTGGTTACTTTCATTATAGCACTTTCACGCTAAAAAAGCCGAGAAAAATTAAAACGTTTTCACAATAATAGCAATCTTTTTAAAAATTTTCCTGAATCCAGTTAGAAATTTTCTGACGTTCTTTAATCCAAAGCGGACGGTCATCGTAAGAATAGGTCCTATTAGTTAAGAAAATAGCCGCTTTTTGCTCTTTATGGTTACTAGCCACATAAGTCCCCGTATAACCCGTGTGGTCTAGCCAATCTCCTTCTTTATTCCAAGCAAGTGAACGTTCCTTATTAGCATGACTAAAGTTTTGCCAAATATCACTCGCAAAATCATCCGTCAGATAATGCTGACACAGCTTTTCAAGATCAGCTAGATTAGAAAATAGCCCAGCTGAGCCAGCGTGATTTTTAAGCACCTTAGCTTTAGGGTCATGGACAACTCCGTCAGAAATCCCTGCTACCGTTGGCACAGCACCTTTAACTGGTCCAAAACCTGTCTTAGTCATGTCAAAAGGTTCAAAGACAGTTTCTTTGAAAATCCCATCTAAAGATTTCCCAAAAATACCTTCTAACATGAAACCAAGTAATAAAAAGTTAATATCTGTGTACAAGAAATCTTTTTTATCTTCTACCGTAATGTGATTAATAGCCTCTTTTAACTCCTTGGCGTTAAGTGCATCACGATTCGGAATAAAAGGATTAATTCCACTGCTATGTGTTAAGAGCTGGCGAAGCGTCAGTTTTTCCTCATGAAAATCAGGATAGTACTGCTTAAGTGGCGCATCAATATCCAACTTTCCTTCGCGAACGAGCGAAATAAGAACCGTTCCGACAC from Streptococcus lutetiensis harbors:
- a CDS encoding GNAT family N-acetyltransferase, yielding MRIKQTRNTLSNTYLDAMKIRQIVFVKGQGVPLSLEIDENEAYCLHFVLYNDLGNAVATCRILPNQDHSKATLQRMAVLPDQQGKHLGKHLLEEVITFCKQQGFKEMILHAQLTAKGFYDKLGFIPFGEEFEEAGIQHISMMKTL
- a CDS encoding DUF1269 domain-containing protein, with amino-acid sequence MADVLTVVFNIESEAYQAFSELKAFKQDNHTQIAQIALVKNENGKITIKDSVDFDDTSREYATIGGIVGGLIGILSGPIGVILGYGIGSLAGAASGSMTDATDNSLIEEVTTKLLDGDVAVIALVHEEDENILNHVFAPYKTNIMRWDAVALAREVELAGQVQDELYDKVQEDMNERRVNHLKEQGNDIAEAIKAKFRRLRGKE
- a CDS encoding serine hydrolase domain-containing protein, whose protein sequence is MTDLLDIINDQIDRNIYHGASLALFKDNQWTEHYIGTIDGKAPVVPDLIYDLASVSKVVGVGTVLISLVREGKLDIDAPLKQYYPDFHEEKLTLRQLLTHSSGINPFIPNRDALNAKELKEAINHITVEDKKDFLYTDINFLLLGFMLEGIFGKSLDGIFKETVFEPFDMTKTGFGPVKGAVPTVAGISDGVVHDPKAKVLKNHAGSAGLFSNLADLEKLCQHYLTDDFASDIWQNFSHANKERSLAWNKEGDWLDHTGYTGTYVASNHKEQKAAIFLTNRTYSYDDRPLWIKERQKISNWIQENF
- the pflB gene encoding formate C-acetyltransferase, whose product is MATVKTNADVFEKAWEGFKGTDWKEKASVSRFVQANYTPYDGDESFLAPATERSLKIKKIIEDTKAKYEATRFPMDIRPTSIADIPAGYISKDDELIYGIQNDELFKLNFMPKGGIRMAETALKEHGYEPDPAIHEIFTKYTTTVNDGIFRAYTSNIRRARHAHTVTGLPDAYSRGRIIGVYARLALYGADYLMQEKVNDWNAITEIDEESIRLREEVNMQYQALGEVVKLGDLYGVDVRKPAMNVKEAIQWVNIAFMAVCRVINGAATSLGRVPIVLDIFAERDLARGTFTESEIQEFVDDFVLKLRTVKFARTKAYDELYSGDPTFITTSMAGMGADGRHRVTKMDYRFLHTLDNIGNAPEPNLTVLWTDKLPYSFRRYCMKMSHKHSSIQYEGVTTMAKDGYGEMSCISCCVSPLDPENEEQRHNIQYFGARVNVLKALLTGLNGGYDDVHKDYKVFDIEPVRDEILDFETVKANFEKSLDWLTSTYVDALNIIHYMTDKYNYEAVQMAFLPTKQRANMGFGICGFANTVDTLSAIKYATVKPIRDEDGYIYDYETTGDFPRWGEDDPRSNELAEWLVEAYTTRLRSHELYKNAEATVSLLTITSNVAYSKQTGNSPVHKGVYLNEDGTVNLSKLEFFSPGANPSNKARGGWLQNLNSLASLDFSYAADGISLTTQVSPRALGKTFDEQVDNLVTILDGYFENGGQHVNLNVMDLKDVYDKIMNGEDVIVRISGYCVNTKYLTKEQKTELTQRVFHEVLSMDDVAETVAAK